In Streptomyces alboniger, the following are encoded in one genomic region:
- a CDS encoding formimidoylglutamate deiminase, whose protein sequence is MTTDAQTGAQAGRTDTYWLEHAWLGTHVEPGVAVEVTGDRITAVRTGTEAPPPGATALRGLTLPGLANAHSHAFHRALRGTVQVGSGTFWTWREVMYGVADRLTPETYHALARAVYAEMALAGITTVGEFHYLHHGPGGTPYADPNAMGEALIQAASDAGVRITLLDTAYVASGLLSETRGEPPNHHQLRFSDGTAQAWAERASSLKERPHARVGAAVHSVRAVPAAQLGVVAQWASERRAPLHVHLSEQTAENDACQAVHGCTPTQLLHDRGVLGARTTGVHNTHLTEEDIGLLGRTATGTCMCPTTERDLADGIGPAVALQRAGSPLSLGSDSHAVIDILEEARAMELNERLRSHTRGHWTAAALLRAATADGHGALGWPDAGTIEAGALADLTTITLDSVRTAGPVPRLGAETAVFAATATDVRHVVAGGRVVVRDGAHALVPDVPSALAEAIAALRE, encoded by the coding sequence GTGACGACGGACGCACAGACGGGCGCACAGGCGGGCAGGACGGACACGTACTGGCTGGAACACGCCTGGCTCGGCACGCACGTCGAGCCAGGCGTGGCGGTGGAGGTGACGGGCGACCGGATCACGGCCGTCCGCACCGGCACCGAGGCACCCCCGCCCGGCGCGACGGCCTTGCGCGGCCTGACGCTCCCCGGCCTCGCCAACGCCCATTCGCACGCCTTCCACCGTGCCCTGCGCGGCACCGTCCAGGTCGGCTCGGGCACGTTCTGGACGTGGCGGGAGGTCATGTACGGCGTCGCGGACCGCCTGACCCCCGAGACGTACCACGCGCTGGCCCGCGCGGTGTACGCCGAGATGGCGCTGGCGGGCATCACGACGGTGGGCGAGTTCCACTACCTCCACCACGGGCCCGGCGGCACCCCGTACGCCGATCCCAACGCGATGGGCGAGGCACTGATCCAGGCCGCGTCGGACGCGGGCGTGCGCATCACGCTCCTGGACACGGCGTACGTGGCCTCGGGCCTGCTCTCCGAGACGCGGGGCGAGCCCCCGAACCACCACCAGCTCCGCTTCTCCGACGGCACGGCACAGGCGTGGGCGGAACGGGCCTCGTCCCTCAAGGAGCGGCCTCACGCCCGCGTCGGCGCGGCGGTCCACTCCGTACGGGCGGTCCCGGCCGCGCAGTTGGGCGTGGTGGCCCAGTGGGCCTCCGAACGCCGGGCGCCCCTCCACGTACACCTCTCCGAACAGACGGCGGAGAACGACGCGTGCCAGGCGGTACACGGCTGTACGCCCACGCAGTTGCTCCACGACCGGGGCGTGCTCGGCGCGCGCACGACCGGCGTCCACAACACGCACCTCACGGAGGAGGACATCGGCCTGCTCGGCCGCACCGCCACGGGCACGTGCATGTGCCCGACGACGGAACGGGACCTGGCGGACGGCATCGGCCCCGCCGTCGCGCTCCAGCGGGCGGGCAGCCCCCTCTCCCTGGGCAGCGACAGCCACGCGGTGATCGACATCCTCGAAGAGGCGCGGGCGATGGAACTGAACGAACGCCTGCGCTCGCACACGCGCGGCCACTGGACGGCGGCGGCGCTGCTGCGCGCGGCCACGGCGGACGGCCACGGGGCGCTGGGCTGGCCGGACGCGGGCACGATCGAGGCCGGCGCGCTCGCGGACCTCACCACGATCACCCTGGACTCGGTCCGCACGGCGGGCCCCGTCCCCCGCCTGGGCGCGGAGACGGCGGTGTTCGCGGCGACGGCGACGGACGTCCGCCATGTCGTTGCCGGGGGCCGGGTGGTCGTACGGGACGGGGCGCACGCCCTGGTCCCCGACGTGCCGTCGGCGTTGGCGGAGGCGATCGCGGCACTACGAGAGTGA